A region from the Drosophila ananassae strain 14024-0371.13 chromosome 2L, ASM1763931v2, whole genome shotgun sequence genome encodes:
- the LOC6499092 gene encoding protein unc-80 homolog isoform X2: MVTNAAATAGATNTSTNNNNLQTNNNSHGANNNNDDFDFDQDSGLQDLGLPVSVQTFLWRQIAPFIRPKLGKLHESTCLFCQHAPGHHESKEACKSFEKVLVQNIQFGLSPPLTKALGAIPRWRLLQGALPHVMHACAALLHNRVKDMQAIGPVETKLLYTMQWILLYAAEECADDEGGEDLGLGDSAGEPRPKSIDQYLFSVPTITLFVYLFAPIIHHLKESDFQNFRLENGIKLWQGMWDNRAPGAPCFTAPVKPKARNLLCAPTPKGSTDVFPPRKHSLSADAMSPKADSPQSGISDFGRQDEEGSWVSSPKEFAFPETIPEEASSVEDERVVIFRLPSAPQLMDNSFFTADASLLQQQESQSRRGSRQSMNSRDKEKIPSTKFEFDQQELMRGASMKEKRSASIDKETDSDKSDSIKADVSAATFLDVAVLRCLFISHWQEEGIFWSLQYLYNRLSDIGEDAAITLNQPRKRSNSLPIPQIEISLYQGPGSNSRDSPGSSVVKDYIEIPEPSPTVTACVVEEPQSAPSTSERRGSEKKKRVKMADLRAFVETKMFSKSEKNLEKVGLDTHSANGKTPLQHAEYHRSLDTGEKKLSRSASMISREPASNLIKGKSMPSLSCLLDSGFYRYVEPPKAPRPSQTSCPRSTVFYPRNPIITVTEHTPTPSPDYMKRQGSIDSQLDVLSNGGSIGMGDNGAGNGSTGMGSTTTRYRGQMLRSHTDSHIDYTGVDESEAPGSSFYITRDGGIDYEIILLAISNVFKRDPSQVCSLRVLEAGLNICELLIEMGVLKLGEHAHEISMSITRRALQVLGCPHGCNDGVRGPPADFLRNQCQKILSRMLRQAGPRTKRYMQEMVRTSPLPELIDYFHAFLAFCVDPSSLLSPMTHKRQSGYKNANTDLGGVPGQGGYTTNFSGGMSGGAESQVVGAVFKPLVSRFVEASKDLKSPENIALYGDIRQLVTYVKGAHGGPFRLVALSGILAVTPRPHKKGPSAQTTRVIRHIPQANVGQSMQNDDNRSQRRLLLKKRSTSSACASLLETETCEEHYKTSQSPLSNFRRRTTGVRPTLTPRHSERALLSDSTSSSERNSLGRLSGLVRWFRGTPKEASSIDLEIGSLNPEISSSFMRHASLKIQRGRSSDGIGRSIQRAKRRVERRLNRFGGIVKGKKKVGGIEETADFSRRSSSDMCDGPRESEVVILKERKLVPTDPVRVGMLRLSFLLETCAPGSFPDSQLVAAVLDLPQAPLVARATFLLECAHFVHLCNKGQWPAWMKQNVGSYRASGANINISQMKQQVSQSSARRTHILQRAAGKMFHQWAEMIGARLEEILYTERLQYEAVNASLTDPEKQRELLQQDEEEDFLDEASVNPHGNDCPHSLKLIACVLLFEITAFLRDTYLMLPKTSKLIHRDKPAPWEKVYREANRRWSMALSSMGHSQTSAQSLQSIAAGNDGAGQSERKISFVLHEPDNESENSSNTTLTKEGEEARRPTASAVRPFLLRRGTATTTGGSFKRRSLKLRRNTKDGKDIETDFNIQSRRKVSSLSDRSDTSEQGMISGGEESPGILSDDQQPESPTDSNENDDTAKNMPWLKAVIDLMSSYNYYCTHKGYCHPFCYKRHMRSCTRLVKATRKVYGEEFGFSFDSDHPTVEPTVISSSKPHTSRSRSTRKVSEQSSTQTSPSKRKDSLSRKDRISDDPDLEMAEKLAKAFRQEKEKKLQEEPPILKFIRIHIRNLFHFPLATMLKGAVVLTEEMVIEAMPAAWELLLETNHDTATSSAAVFLMGSVKAQNFAFDIMQRALKHKDPDIRIGAIQRYLVLWKCRFHVWPRMEENAHDVTFKVPPGGIEFTLPSPKIGIESLPVVDPPWMPVQQTKDMDVTLNQDRHRSLVTATKSRKMQQTEAIRNALRQQRDKQRAERHSFLITMIPISQQASHEPGMEKLEDHEIEEDLDGTRMSSHLHHAHSLFPSVLCSSVMQIVGCLDDAAIGSDGNAVYEIAYQVIWVCLVEESALFLRYVFERLTRDRQDQMFKLLRHLIRFVPRLPQQAAFALYNSIIGYIMFYVRSSNELKQELVGSALSVLWMVVHSVHGIMFKDLKQILRKEQCDASILLTANVPAAKKIVVHGPADDDYNIPSQFPVQEDTLFCQLLKEALDYYPIDEKNTSHYCLVDYKSSKILNPNWYIRDLYFFKRSQYPEVRLMLMRPEESFLALQKQELTKKFVEIGKVHLTWAILKNVDMVVQRVVFLHEELMKLPSFPRKALEVDLDLHHGGEYGKVLLGLDVQHKFMWVRLIARMFEAMAGNFAYSADIQLFLNVLSGASILHAEDSCIMRYVMATFINAAFNFKNIFSTKGYFMIMPTLLQVYSLHQTNKLITTTIEYAVKQFYLLNRKPFILQMFGSVSAILDTDEDGTYGEAHKVQSSCLFNLLLSLEDPSPDPLNIAELVKEPKPLKAIDFCYHDEDDDVTVLDCITLCVMVVSYSAESTRGYQMLIILEAILPCYLQQIQSPSYIPLQGKSERDIILQLAVAIRTMVHNCEGLAKSYNGPYRNSPEHKGSSQRNCSRGPPCSPGLDFEEESHPKYVTDARTKNMMDCAEDSEMIRTEYRRPRDVLLSVVADFLTKSTARLAELAKKMPSDTKPTEVLDAKCHIRLADIAHSLLKVSPYDPESMACRGLQRYMQAVLPRAEWSNDTLRNALVTILRRIDKVFLKISKKPSIRRNTDWEAAAGLLKGIHETIIRHSYVLHWQQMKTLISTVQNLIVNEPGSGIPEGVSSAGAALMSQNPPAFFCSAVVRLVALQVVSPVDCFSLVQICGGSAEFATQEKAEGFLMHLIMPLCLKVCSGRGVSDVGELKMTDVSFLLTAVLNAMSPPAGRTGQAVSQINRVTGDLRAGSLTFTGSRDAKRPARISGSLYQAAFLALRIVCICFESRLSNEWPRIVRVMRDLGRRNEAAPDLWSFMEFVVTHRTPLYIVLLPFILHKISQPPIGDHERHMQFIIRERLRGTPPQGGIKSKGALLLELARELRDLRDELEEKRYVSTDRESSEQKKSDTQAATSAADAHKSQQRPSLISIFTGTTTGQATHSHISAVPIDSRSGSGGICTPSDTLSQQTLHPPRESLSSSSTGRDPHTTTSESQSGEADAGSAPTLVGPTPSGSGHGSASGTGAASAVPSHLSHSQSLQQAPFKAQPPKLRFVSSVEFRHSSGETSTTPLSPESPAEDSSGDHTRSRLQRSKAASRKTFRLKRSRLTNMDPPSIVTPLSQEEQQQQQQQQPQPKTLGEISWDSVSQTSSTSGYRDNNSLQTGLLSPDGSLGGLTLGRSPSQHSLLMVFEGQDEDTLI; encoded by the exons ATGGTGACCAATGCCGCGGCAACAGCGGGTGCCACAAATACCAGCACCAATAACAACAACCTGCAgacaaacaacaacagccacGGGgcgaacaacaacaacgatgACTTTGACTTTGACCAGGACAGCGGATTGCAGGACCTCGGCTTGCCGGTGTCCGTGCAAACGTTCCTGTGGCGCCAAATAGCCCCATTCATCCGACCCAAGTTGGGCAAATTGCACGAGTCCACCTGTCTG TTTTGTCAACACGCACCGGGACACCAT GAGTCGAAAGAAGCCTGCAAG TCCTTTGAAAAAGTGTTAGTGCAAAACATACAGTTCGGTCTATCGCCGCCTTTGACGAAGGCACTGGGTGCCATTCCACGATGGCGTCTTCTGCAGGGTGCCTTGCCTCATGTAATGCATGCCTGTGCGGCCCTGTTGCACAATCGAGTCAAGGACATGCAGGCTATTGGCCCAGTGGAAACCAAGCTACTGTACACCATGCAATGGATACTCCTTTACGCAGCCGAGGAATGCGCCGACGACGAGGGCGGGGAGGACTTGGGCTTGGGAGATTCAGCTGGGGAGCCCCGACCCAAGTCCATCGATCAGTATTTGTTCTCCGTGCCAACGATTACG CTCTTTGTGTATCTATTCGCTCCAATTATACATCACCTCAAGGAGTCAGACTTTCAGAACTTCCGTTTGGAGAATGGCATTAAGCTATGGCAGGGCATGTGGGATAATCGGGCACCGGGCGCTCCGTGCTTCACGGCTCCTGTGAAGCCGAAAGCTCGTAACTTGCTTTGTGCTCCAACTCCTAAGGGATCTACGGATGTATTTCCTCCTCGTAAACATTCCCTCAGTGCAGATGCCATGTCACCCAAAGCTGACTCGCCCCAGAGTGGCATTTCAGACTTCGGAAGGCAAGATGAAGAG GGCTCTTGGGTTTCATCGCCCAAAGAGTTTGCCTTTCCGGAAACCATACCTGAAGAAGCCTCCAGCGTAGAAGACGAACGTGTGGTAATATTTCGTTTACCCTCAGCGCCTCAACTAATGGATAATTCATTCTTTACT GCCGATGCCAGTCTTCTCCAACAACAGGAATCTCAGAGCCGGCGCGGCAGTCGCCAGTCAATGAACTCACGCGACAAGGAAAAGATTCCATCCACCAAGTTCGAGTTCGATCAGCAGGAACTGATGCGAGGTGCTTCAATGAAGGAGAAGCGCAGTGCCTCGATTGACAAAGAGACGGATTCTGACAAATCGGACAGTATCAAGGCGGATGTGTCGGCCGCCACTTTCTTGGATGTAGCAGTATTACGTTGCTTGTTCATCTCGCATTGGCAGGAGGAGGGAATCTTCTGGAGCTTACAGTATTTATATAATCG TCTTAGTGACATTGGTGAAGATGCGGCTATTACATTGAATCAGCCAAGGAAGCGTTCCAATTCATTGCCTATTCCACAAATTGAGATATCTCTCTACCAGGGTCCCGGCAGCAACAGCCGAGATAGTCCTGGCAGCTCTGTAGTCAAGGACTACATAGAAATACCCGAACCATCGCCCACAGTGACAGCCTGTGTCGTGG AAGAACCTCAAAGTGCTCCAAGCACCTCTGAACGACGGGGCAGCGAGAAGAAAAAACGCGTCAAGATGGCTGATTTGCGGGCCTTTGTGGAGACAAAGATGTTCTCCAAATCGGAGAAGAATCTGGAAAAAGTAGGGCTCGATACTCACTCCGCCAATGGCAAGACACCACTGCAACATGCA GAGTACCACCGAAGCCTGGATACGGGTGAGAAAAAGCTTTCTCGCTCCGCTTCGATGATAAGTCGCGAGCCAGCCAGTAACCTGATCAAGGGGAAATCTATGCCCAGTCTAAG CTGTCTGCTCGATAGCGG attttacAGATACGTTGAACCACCAAAGGCGCCAAGGCCATCGCAGACTAGTTGTCCTCGTTCCACGGTCTTCTACCCACGGAATCCCATTATTACTGTTACGGAGCATACACCCACACCTTCTCCGGATTATATGAAGCGACAG GGCTCTATTGATTCCCAGCTGGATGTCTTAAGTAATGGTGGTAGCATTGGTATGGGAGATAATGGAGCCGGAAACGGAAGCACCGGCATgggcagcaccaccaccaggtATCGAGGCCAAATGCTGCGCTCACACACTGACTCCCATATTGATTACACTGGAGTGGATGAGTCCGAGGCACCTGGATCATCGTTTTACATAACTCGGGATGGTGGCATTGATTACGAGATTATTCTGCTGGCAATCAGCAATGTTTTCAAGCGCGATCCATCACAAGTGTGCTCCCTACGTGTCCTGGAGGCGGGTCTTAACATTTGTGAGTTGTTGATTGAGATGGGGGTTCTGAAGCTGGGTGAGCATGCCCACGAAATATCCATGAGCATTACGCGGCGGGCTCTGCAGGTTCTTGGGTGCCCTCATGGATGCAATGATG GTGTTCGTGGTCCTCCTGCGGACTTTCTTCGAAATCAATGCCAAAAGATTTTGTCAAGGATGCTGCGTCAGGCTGGTCCACGGACCAAACGCTACATGCAGGAGATGGTTAGAACCTCGCCCTTGCCGGAGCTGATCGACTACTTTCATGCCTTTTTGGCCTTCTGTGTGGACCCGAGCTCTTTACTTTCACCCATGA CTCATAAACGTCAGAGTGGATATAAAAATGCTAACACCGATCTTGGCGGCGTACCAGGTCAGGGCGGCTATACGACAAACTTTAGCGGCGGGATGAGCGGCGGCGCGGAGTCCCAGGTGGTTGGGGCAGTCTTTAAACCGCTGGTCAGCCGGTTCGTCGAGGCCAGCAAGGATCTAAAAAGTCCGGAGAACATTGCCCTCTATGGCGACATCCGTCAACTGGTCACCTATGTGAAAGGAGCCCACGGTGGACCCTTCCGTTTAGTGGCACTCAGCGGTATTCTGGCCGTCACTCCCAGGCCACACAAAAAAGGTCCTTCAGCACAAACCACAAGGGTTATAAG ACACATTCCCCAAGCTAACGTAGGCCAGAGTATGCAGAACGATGACAACCGCTCTCAGCGCCGACTTTTATTAAAGAAACGAAGTACTTCCTCCGCCTGTGCC AGCCTTCTGGAGACAGAGACGTGCGAGGAGCACTACAAGACCAGCCAGTCGCCGTTAAGTAACTTCCGTAGACGTACAACTGGAGTCCGGCCAACGTTGACTCCGCGACACAGCGAACGGGCCCTGCTTTCCGACTCGACGTCGAGCTCGGAGCGCAATTCGCTGGGACGGCTCAGCGGCTTGGTGCGCTGGTTCCGGGGCACGCCCAAGGAGGCCTCGTCCATCGACCTGGAGATCGGGTCGCTCAACCCGGAGATATCCTCCTCGTTTATGCGGCACGCCTCGCTGAAGATACAGCGGGGCCGCTCGAGCGACGGCATTGGGCGGTCCATTCAGCGCGCCAAGCGACGTGTCGAGAGGCGGCTGAACCGTTTCGGCGGCATTGTGAAGGGCAAGAAGAAGGTAGGCGGCATCGAGGAGACCGCGGACTTCAGTCGACGGAGCTCCTCGGACATGTGCGATGGTCCCCGGGAGTCGGAAGTGGTTATCCTCAAGGAGCGCAAACTCGTCCCCACCGATCCAGTGCGCGTGGGCATGCTGCGATTATCCTTTCTGCTGGAGACCTGTGCGCCAGGCTCCTTTCCCGACTCCCAGCTTGTGGCAGCCGTTCTCGATCTG CCTCAAGCGCCTCTTGTGGCACGTGCCACTTTCCTCTTAGAGTGCGCCCACTTTGTCCATCTTTGCAACAAAGGTCAGTGGCCCGCCTGGATGAAACAGAACGTGGGCAGTTACCGGGCATCTGGAGCTAACATCAATATCAGCCAGATGAAGCAACAGGTGAGCCAGTCAAGTGCCAGACGTACTCACATCCTGCAAAGGGCCGCCGGCAAGATGTTCCACCAGTGGGCGGAAATGATAGGAGCTCGTCTTGAGGAGATTCTGTACACCGAGAGACTGCAGTACGAGGCGGTGAATGCCAGTCTTACGGATCCCGAAAAGCAGCGGGAGTTACTGCAGCAGGACGAGGAAGAGGACTTCCTGGACGAAGCTTCGGTGAATCCACATGGCAACGACTGTCCACATTCTCTGAAACTTATCGCCTGTGTACTGCTCTTTGAGATTACGGCCTTCTTGAGGGATACTTATCTGATGCTGCCAAAAACATCCAAACTGATTCATCGCGACAAACCGGCTCCTTGGGAGAAGGTCTACCGCGAAGCTAATCGCCGCTGGTCCATGGCCCTCAGTTCAATGGGGCACTCCCAAACCTCGGCTCAGAGCCTCCAGTCCATAGCCGCAGGAAACGATGGCGCCGGTCAGTCAGAGCGTAAAATATCCTTTGTACTTCATGAACCAGACAACGAATCAGAGAACAGCAGTAATACAACATTGACAAAGGAAGGAGAAGAAG CTCGTCGACCCACTGCATCCGCAGTTCGACCTTTTCTTTTGAGGCGTGGCACTGCCACTACAACTGGAGGTTCCTTTAAAAGACGCTCTCTGAAACTGCGTCGTAATACTAAGGACGGCAAGGATATAGAAACAGACT TCAACATCCAATCGCGTCGCAAGGTCTCTTCACTATCCGATCGCAGTGATACATCAGAGCAGGGCATGATTAGTGGCGGGGAGGAGTCACCTGGAATACTCAGCGACGACCAGCAGCCAGAGTCACCCACAGACTCCAATGAAAACGATGACACGGCCAAGAATATGCCCTGGCTGAAGGCCGTTATAGATTTGATGTCCAGTTACAATTACTACTGCACCCATAAAGGATATTGTCATCCGTTTTGCTATAAACGTCACATGCGATCCTGTACTCGTCTGGTTAAGGCTACTAGAAAG GTTTATGGTGAGGAATTTGGTTTCTCCTTCGATTCAGACCATCCAACAGTGGAACCAACAGTTATTAGCTCTAGCAAGCCACACACCTCTCGATCCCGCTCCACTCGAAAGGTATCCGAGCAAAGCTCCACCCAGACCTCTCCGTCCAAGCGTAAGGACAGTTTGTCTCGCAAGGATCG CATAAGTGATGATCCTGATCTGGAAATGGCTGAAAAGTTGGCCAAGGCCTTTCGCCAGGAGAAAGAGAAGAAGTTACAGGAAGAGCCACCTATCCTCAAGTTTATCAGGATCCATATCAGGAACCTCTTTCACTTTCCGCTGGCCACCATGCTTAAGGGCGCTGTTGTGCTCACCGAGGAAATGGTAATCGAGGCAATGCCTGCCGCCTGGGAGCTCCTGCTGGAGACGAACCACGACACAGCCACCTCCAGTGCCGCTGTGTTTCTGATGGGCTCGGTGAAGGCGCAGAACTTTGCCTTCGACATCATGCAGAGGGCACTAAAGCACAAGGATCCGGACATAAGGATTGGAGCCATTCAACGCTACCTGGTGCTGTGGAAGTGCCGCTTCCATGTCTGGCCTCGAATGGAGGAAAATGCCCACGACGTCACTTTCAAGGTGCCACCAGGTGGCATTGAATTTACACTGCCTTCCCCAAAGATTGGCATCGAAAGTCTGCCGGTGGTGGATCCACCCTGGATGCCCGTGCAGCAGACAAAGGATATGGATGTTACTTTAAACCAAGACAGACAT AGATCCCTGGTCACCGCCACTAAAAGCCGGAAGATGCAGCAGACGGAGGCCATTAGGAACGCCCTTCGTCAGCAGCGGGACAAGCAGCGGGCGGAGAGGCACAGCTTCCTCATCACCATGATTCCGATCAGTCAGCAGGCTTCCCACGAGCCTGGCATGGAGAAGCTGGAGGATCACGAGATCGAGGAGGACCTCGACGGCACACGCATGTCCTCGCACCTGCACCACGCCCACTCGCTCTTCCCCTCCGTCCTCTGCTCGTCCGTGATGCAGATTGTCGGCTGTCTGGATGATGCTGCCATCGGGTCGGATGGCAATGCCGTCTACGAGATCGCCTACCAGGTGATCTGGGTGTGCCTTGTGGAGGAGTCGGCCCTCTTCCTTCGCTATGTATTTGAGCGGCTAACCCGCGACCGCCAGGATCAGATGTTCAAGCTGCTAAGGCATTTAATTCGATTTGTGCCTCGGCTGCCCCAGCAGGCGGCCTTTGCCTTATACAACTCAATTATTGGTTACATAATGTTTTATGTGAGATCCTCCAACGAGCTGAAACAGGAG CTTGTTGGCTCAGCTTTGTCGGTCCTTTGGATGGTTGTGCACTCGGTGCATGGAATTATGTTCAAGGATCTGAAGCAGATTCTGCGCAAAGAACAATGTGATGCCTCCATCCTCCTCACCGCCAATGTGCCAGCAGCCAAAAAAATTGTGGTCCACGGACCCGCCGATGATGACTACAACATACCCTCCCAGTTTCCCGTGCAAGAGGATACGCTTTTTTGTCAGCTTTTAAAGGAGGCACTGGATTACTATCCCATAGATGAGAAAAATACAAGTCACTATTGTCTAGTGGACTACAAGAGCA GCAAAATCCTGAATCCAAACTGGTACATACGGGATCTGTACTTCTTTAAGCGATCCCAGTATCCGGAAGTGCGTCTAATGTTAATGCGTCCCGAAGAATCATTCCTGGCCTTGCAGAAACAGGAGCTAACTAAGAAGTTTGTTGAGATCGGCAAAGTACATTTAACCTGGGCGATTCTCAAGAACGTGGACATGGTGGTGCAGCGAGTAGTGTTCTTACACGAAGAGCTTATGAAACTGCCTTCGTTTCCTCGGAAGGCATTAGAGGTGGACCTGGACCTGCACCATGGCGGTGAATATGGAAAGGTTCTGCTCGGCTTGGATGTCCAGCACAAATTTATGTGGGTGCGCCTCATTGCCCGAATGTTCGAGGCTATGGCTGGAAACTTTGCTTACTCGGCGGATATTCAGCTCTTCTTAAACGTCCTTTCCGGAGCATCCATTCTTCATGCCGAGGATTCGTGCATCATGCGCTACGTCATGGCCACGTTTATTAACGCTGCCTTTAACTTCAAGAACATATTCTCCACGAAGGGATACTTCATGATCATGCCCACATTGCTGCAGGTTTATTCTTTGCATCAAACAAACAAGCTAATCACCACAACAATCGAGTATGCAGTTAAGCAGTTCTATCTGCTAAACCGGAAACCTTTTATCTTGCAAATGTTTGGATCCGTTTCCGCCATCCTTGACACAGATGAGGACGGAACCTATGGGGAGGCGCACAAGGTCCAGTCCAGTTGCCTCTTTAATTTGCTGCTAAGTCTGGAAGATCCCTCGCCTGATCCTCTTAATATTGCCGAGCTGGTGAAGGAGCCTAAGCCACTCAAGGCCATTGATTTCTGCTACCACGACGAGGATGACGACGTGACGGTACTGGACTGCATCACCCTTTGTGTTATGGTGGTTTCCTACTCAGCGGAAAGCACTCGGGGCTATCAAATGCTA ATCATTTTGGAGGCCATTCTGCCATGCTATCTGCAACAAATCCAATCGCCCAGCTATATTCCTCTCCAGGGAAAGTCTGAACGGGACATTATCCTCCAATTGGCAGTGGCCATTCGCACCATGGTCCACAACTGCGAGGGTTTGGCCAAGAGCTACAATGGACCGTATCGAAATAGTCCGGAACACAAGGGCTCTTCTCAGCGTAATTGTAGTCGGGGTCCGCCCTGTTCACCTGGCCTTGACTTCGAAGAGGAATCTCACCCAAAATACGTAACCGATGCTCGCACCAAGAATATGATGGACTGTGCCGAGGACTCGGAGATGATACGCACGGAGTACCGGCGGCCACGAGATGTTCTCTTGTCCGTGGTGGCGGATTTCCTTACTAAATCCACAGCCCGTCTGGCAGAGCTGGCCAAGAAGATGCCCAGCGACACCAAGCCCACCGAAGTGCTGGATGCCAAGTGCCACATTCGATTGGCGGACATAGCCCACTCCTTACTGAAGGTTTCTCCCTACGACCCGGAGTCCATGGCCTGTCGAGGTTTGCAACGCTATATGCAGGCGGTCTTACCAAGGGCGGAATGGTCTAATGATACGTTGCGAAACGCTCTGGTCACCATATTGCGGCGAATCGACAAAGTCTTCCTGAAGATTTCAAAGAAACCTTCCATACGACGAAACACCGACTGGGAGGCGGCTGCCGGTTTGCTCAAAGGCATCCATGAGACTATAATCCGGCATTCGTACGTACTGCACTGGcagcaaatgaaaacactgATTAGCACCGTGCAGAATTTGATTGTTAACGAACCCGGATCCGGCATTCCCGAGGGCGTCTCCAGCGCAGGGGCGGCGCTCATGTCTCAGAATCCGCCGGCCTTTTTTTGCTCAGCCGTGGTACGTCTGGTGGCCCTGCAGGTGGTCAGCCCCGTAGACTGCTTCTCCCTGGTCCAGATTTGTGGGGGCAGCGCCGAGTTCGCCACGCAGGAAAAGGCCGAGGGTTTTCTAATGCATCTGATCATGCCGCTGTGTCTGAAGGTTTGCTCGGGACGCGGAGTCTCCGACGTAGGTGAACTTAAGATGACGGACGTGTCCTTTTTGCTGACTGCCGTCCTAAACGCCATGAGTCCACCGGCGGGTCGCACCGGCCAGGCTGTATCCCAGATAAACAGGGTAACTGGGGACTTGCGTGCCGGCTCTCTCACATTTACCGGCAGTCGAGACGCCAAGCGCCCTGCCAGGATTTCCGGTTCCCTTTACCAAGCGGCCTTCCTAGCCCTCCGAATCGTTTGCATTTGCTTTGAGAGTCGCCTGTCCAACGAATGGCCGCGTATCGTAAGGGTTATGAGGGATTTGGGCCGGCGCAACGAGGCTGCTCCGGATCTCTGGAGCTTCATGGAGTTTGTGGTCACCCATCGAACGCCATTATATATTGTCCTGCTTCCCTTTATTTTGCACAAG ATCTCACAGCCGCCCATTGGGGACCATGAGCGTCACATGCAGTTTATTATCAGGGAGAGGTTGCGTGGTACACCGCCGCAGGGGGGGATCAAATCCAAGGGAGCTCTGCTGCTGGAACTGGCCCGGGAGCTGCGCGATCTGCGCGACGAATTGGAGGAGAAACGATACG TCTCCACAGATCGCGAGAGCTCCGAGCAGAAGAAGAGCGACACCCAGGCGGCAACCAGTGCGGCAGACGCTCACAAGTCGCAGCAAAGACCTTCACTCATATCTATCTTCACAGGAACCACCACCGGCCAGGCGACGCACTCGCACATCTCGGCGGTGCCGATTGACTCGCGAAGCGGATCCGGCGGGATTTGCACGCCCAGCGACACGCTGTCGCAGCAGACACTGCACCCGCCGCGAGAGTCGCTGTCGAGCAGCTCCACGGGCCGCGATCCGCACACCACGACCAGCGAAAGCCAGAGCGGCGAGGCGGACGCAGGCTCGGCGCCAACGCTGGTAGGACCCACTCCGAGTGGTTCTGGCCACGGATCCGCCTCCGGCACTGGCGCCGCCTCTGCCGTGCCCTCGCATCTCTCGCATTCGCAGTCGCTTCAGCAGGCTCCCTTCAAGGCCCAGCCCCCCAAGCTGCGCTTCGTCTCGTCCGTGGAGTTTCGGCACTCTTCTGGCGAGACCTCTACTACGCCCTTGTCACCGGAGAGTCCAGCCGAGGATAGTTCCGGAGACCACACCCGGTCGCGCCTCCAACGCTCAAAGGCAGCTAGCCGAAAGACCTTCCGGCTGAAGCGCAGTCGCCTAACCAACATGGATCCACCCAGCATT GTAACCCCGCTCTCCCAGgaggagcaacaacaacaacagcagcaacagccccAGCCGAAGACCCTTGGCGAGATATCCTGGGACTCAGTCTCGCAGACATCCTCGACATCGGGCTATCGGGACAACAACAGCCTGCAGACAGGTCTGCTATCTCCGGACGGATCCTTGGGCGGCCTGACCCTGGGCCGCTCCCCGTCGCAGCACTCGCTTCTCATGGTATTTGAGGGCCAGGACGAAGACACACTTATATAA